From the Burkholderia ubonensis genome, one window contains:
- the recJ gene encoding single-stranded-DNA-specific exonuclease RecJ, with protein sequence MTRIVTRPVAPADAEALARHGLHPVLARLYAARGVQSPSDIETALARLVPPTELKGCADAAALLADAIAGKRRLLVVADYDCDGATACAVAVRGLRMFGAQIDYLVPNRFEYGYGLTPEIVELAAARKPDLLITVDNGIASVAGVEAANARGIDVLVTDHHLPGDALPAARAIVNPNQPGCAFPSKHIAGVGVMFYVLLALRAELRRRGAFAGKEAEPRLDGLLDLVALGTVADVVRLDGNNRVLVAQGLQRIRNGRMQPGVAALFRAAARDARTASGFDLGFGLGPRLNAAGRLSDMSLGIECLITDDVGRAWELAQQLDTMNRERREIEAGMQQQALADLADVDPADACTITLFNPEWHQGVIGIVAGRLKEKFHRPSFTFAHADEHGARVKGSGRSIPGFHLRDALDLVSKREPDLLVAFGGHAMAAGVTLDTANVPRFAAAFEAVAREWLSDDALARVIETDGELEDAYFTPQFVGLLDEAVWGQGFPAPLFSGEFDVVSQSLVKDKHLKLQLARGRQRFNAIWFNRTEPLPASALIAYRLVADTWNGVTRVQLIVEHAGA encoded by the coding sequence ATGACCCGCATCGTTACCCGCCCCGTCGCGCCCGCCGACGCCGAAGCGCTCGCGCGCCACGGCCTGCACCCGGTGCTCGCGCGCCTGTATGCCGCGCGCGGCGTGCAATCCCCGTCCGACATCGAGACCGCGCTCGCGCGCCTCGTCCCGCCCACCGAACTGAAAGGCTGCGCCGACGCGGCCGCGCTGCTCGCCGACGCGATCGCCGGCAAGCGGCGCCTGCTCGTCGTCGCCGACTACGACTGCGACGGCGCGACCGCCTGCGCGGTCGCGGTGCGCGGGCTGCGGATGTTCGGCGCGCAGATCGACTATCTGGTGCCGAACCGCTTCGAGTACGGCTACGGCCTCACGCCCGAGATCGTCGAGCTGGCGGCCGCGCGCAAGCCGGACCTGCTGATCACCGTCGACAACGGCATCGCGAGCGTCGCGGGCGTCGAAGCCGCGAACGCGCGCGGGATCGACGTGCTGGTCACGGACCACCACCTGCCCGGCGACGCGCTGCCCGCCGCGCGCGCGATCGTCAACCCGAACCAGCCGGGCTGCGCGTTCCCGAGCAAGCACATCGCCGGCGTCGGCGTGATGTTCTACGTGCTGCTCGCGCTGCGTGCCGAGCTGCGCCGCCGCGGCGCATTCGCCGGCAAGGAGGCCGAGCCGCGCCTCGACGGCCTGCTCGACCTCGTCGCGCTCGGCACCGTCGCCGACGTCGTGCGGCTCGACGGCAACAACCGCGTGCTGGTCGCTCAGGGGCTGCAGCGCATCCGCAACGGCCGGATGCAGCCGGGCGTCGCCGCGCTGTTCCGCGCGGCCGCCCGCGACGCCCGCACCGCGTCGGGCTTCGACCTCGGCTTCGGCCTCGGCCCGCGGCTGAACGCCGCCGGCCGGCTGTCCGACATGTCGCTCGGCATCGAGTGCCTGATCACCGACGACGTCGGCCGCGCGTGGGAGCTCGCGCAGCAGCTCGACACGATGAACCGCGAGCGCCGTGAAATCGAGGCCGGGATGCAGCAGCAGGCGCTCGCCGATCTCGCCGACGTCGATCCGGCCGACGCGTGCACGATCACCCTCTTCAATCCCGAATGGCACCAGGGCGTGATCGGCATCGTCGCCGGACGCCTGAAGGAAAAATTCCACCGGCCGTCGTTCACGTTCGCGCACGCGGACGAGCACGGCGCGCGCGTCAAGGGCTCGGGGCGATCGATCCCCGGCTTCCACCTGCGCGACGCGCTCGACCTGGTGTCGAAGCGCGAGCCGGACCTGCTCGTCGCGTTCGGCGGCCACGCGATGGCGGCCGGCGTCACGCTCGACACCGCGAACGTGCCGCGCTTCGCGGCCGCGTTCGAGGCGGTCGCGCGCGAATGGCTGTCGGACGACGCGCTCGCCCGCGTGATCGAGACCGACGGCGAGCTCGAGGACGCGTACTTCACGCCGCAGTTCGTCGGGCTGCTCGACGAGGCCGTCTGGGGCCAGGGCTTTCCGGCCCCGCTGTTCTCGGGCGAATTCGACGTCGTGTCGCAGTCCCTCGTGAAGGACAAGCACCTGAAGCTGCAGCTCGCGCGCGGCCGCCAGCGCTTCAACGCGATCTGGTTCAACCGCACGGAGCCGCTGCCGGCGAGCGCGCTCATCGCATACCGCCTCGTCGCCGACACGTGGAACGGCGTCACGCGCGTGCAGCTGATCGTCGAGCACGCGGGCGCCTGA
- a CDS encoding regulator → MHDRRLHFLVPFALPSAADAASSLHTLDSPALEKLLSRASLVERVAGEDFQRTLPHERWLARQFGAAQGNAADEAPLAPYMLLADGGDPGDQAWACVEPVHVEIAHDHLVLVDPAALELDDGEAAALLAVARPLIEELGVRLEAPSPHRWYLSSEQFRHLAGAAPLRASGRNIEIWLPHEAHTGERSRIWMKLQNEVQMAWFQHPVNEARESRGLPAVNSIWFHAQGTLKPVGRPFARVLSTAPAALGLARAARADAGAPPAAFGQLAAADGATLVELSALTTPFIEQDWASWHDALGAMERDWFAPALAALQRGELARVDVTLCGDTGSATLRATRGDLRKFWRRRALASLFE, encoded by the coding sequence ATGCACGACCGACGCCTCCATTTTCTCGTTCCGTTCGCGCTGCCGTCGGCGGCCGATGCGGCCTCGTCCCTGCACACGCTGGACAGTCCCGCGCTCGAAAAGTTGCTGTCGCGCGCGAGCCTCGTCGAGCGCGTGGCCGGCGAGGACTTCCAGCGCACGCTGCCGCACGAGCGCTGGCTCGCCCGCCAGTTCGGCGCGGCCCAGGGCAATGCCGCCGACGAGGCGCCGCTCGCGCCCTACATGCTGCTCGCCGACGGCGGCGACCCGGGCGACCAGGCCTGGGCCTGCGTGGAACCCGTGCACGTCGAGATCGCGCACGACCATCTCGTGCTCGTCGATCCGGCCGCGCTCGAGCTGGACGACGGCGAGGCGGCCGCGCTGCTCGCGGTCGCGCGCCCGCTGATCGAGGAGCTCGGGGTCCGGCTCGAAGCGCCCAGCCCGCACCGCTGGTACCTGTCGAGCGAACAGTTCCGCCACCTGGCCGGCGCCGCGCCGCTGCGCGCGAGCGGCCGCAACATCGAGATCTGGCTGCCGCACGAGGCGCACACAGGCGAACGCTCGCGGATCTGGATGAAGCTGCAGAACGAAGTGCAGATGGCCTGGTTCCAGCATCCGGTCAACGAGGCGCGCGAGTCGCGCGGCCTGCCCGCCGTGAATTCGATCTGGTTCCATGCGCAGGGCACGCTGAAGCCCGTCGGCCGGCCGTTCGCGCGGGTGCTGTCCACCGCGCCCGCGGCGCTCGGCCTCGCGCGCGCGGCCCGGGCCGACGCCGGCGCGCCGCCCGCCGCGTTCGGCCAGCTCGCCGCCGCCGACGGCGCGACGCTCGTCGAGCTGTCGGCGCTCACGACCCCATTCATCGAACAGGACTGGGCGAGCTGGCACGACGCGCTCGGCGCGATGGAGCGCGACTGGTTCGCGCCCGCCCTCGCCGCGCTGCAGCGCGGCGAACTGGCGCGCGTCGACGTCACGCTGTGCGGCGACACCGGCTCGGCGACCCTGCGCGCGACGCGCGGCGACCTGCGCAAGTTCTGGCGCCGCCGTGCGCTCGCGTCCCTGTTCGAATAA
- the prfB gene encoding peptide chain release factor 2 (programmed frameshift), with protein sequence MEAERLNAIESSLLDLRNRAGELRGYLDYDAKAARLTEVNKALEDPNVWNDSKNAQALGREKKLLEGVVMTLTALDSDLRDALDLFEMAREENDEDTLVASEEDAAKLEARVGDIEFRRMFSNPADPNNCFIDIQAGAGGTEACDWASMLLRQYLRYCERKGFKAEVLEESDGDVAGIKNATVKVSGEYAYGFLRTETGIHRLVRKSPFDSSGGRHTSFSSVFVYPEIDDSIEVEVNPADLRIDTYRASGAGGQHINKTDSAVRITHMPTGIVVQCQNDRSQHRNRAEAMAMLKSRLYEAEMRKRQAEQDKLESSKTDVGWGHQIRSYVLDQSRVKDLRTNVEMSNTKAVLDGDLDDFISASLKQGV encoded by the exons ATGGAAGCGGAACGTCTCAACGCGATCGAAAGCTCCCTGCTCGACCTGCGCAACCGCGCGGGCGAGCTTCGGGGGTATCTT GACTACGACGCCAAAGCTGCGCGTCTGACCGAAGTCAACAAGGCACTCGAAGACCCGAACGTCTGGAACGATTCGAAGAACGCTCAGGCGCTCGGCCGCGAAAAGAAGCTGCTCGAGGGCGTCGTCATGACGCTGACGGCGCTCGATAGCGACCTGCGCGATGCGCTCGACCTGTTCGAGATGGCCCGCGAGGAAAACGACGAAGACACCCTCGTCGCGTCGGAGGAAGACGCCGCGAAGCTCGAGGCGCGCGTCGGCGACATCGAGTTCCGCCGGATGTTCTCGAACCCGGCCGACCCGAACAACTGCTTCATCGACATCCAGGCCGGCGCCGGCGGCACCGAAGCGTGCGACTGGGCGTCGATGCTGCTGCGCCAGTACCTGCGCTACTGCGAGCGCAAGGGCTTCAAGGCCGAAGTGCTGGAAGAGTCCGACGGCGACGTCGCCGGCATCAAGAACGCGACGGTCAAGGTCTCGGGCGAATACGCATACGGCTTCCTGCGCACCGAAACCGGCATCCACCGCCTCGTGCGCAAGTCGCCGTTCGACTCGTCGGGCGGCCGCCACACGTCGTTCTCGTCGGTGTTCGTGTATCCGGAGATCGACGACTCGATCGAAGTCGAGGTCAACCCGGCCGACCTGCGCATCGACACGTACCGCGCATCGGGCGCGGGCGGCCAGCACATCAACAAGACCGACTCGGCGGTGCGGATCACGCACATGCCGACCGGCATCGTCGTGCAGTGCCAGAACGACCGCTCGCAGCACCGCAACCGCGCCGAAGCGATGGCGATGCTGAAGTCGCGCCTGTACGAAGCCGAGATGCGCAAGCGCCAGGCCGAGCAGGACAAGCTCGAGTCGAGCAAGACCGACGTGGGCTGGGGCCACCAGATCCGCTCGTACGTGCTCGACCAGAGCCGCGTGAAGGACCTGCGCACGAACGTCGAAATGAGCAACACGAAAGCGGTGCTCGACGGCGATCTCGACGACTTCATCAGCGCGAGCCTCAAACAGGGCGTGTAA
- a CDS encoding lipoprotein-releasing ABC transporter permease subunit, producing MKLPYEWQIGWRYTRAGKRTTGNGFISFIALVSMLGIALGVAALIVVLSVMNGFQKEVRDRMLSVLAHVEVFSPTGQMPDWQLTAQEARRNPSVTGAAPYVEAQALLTRQDAVSGVMLRGIEPSLEPQVSAIGKDMKAGQLTALVPGQFGIVLGDALAGNLGVTVGDKVTLVAPEGTITPAGMLPRLKQFTVVGVFESGHYEYDSTLAMIDIRDAEALFRLSAPTGVRLRVKDMQKAPDVAVELSHSLSGSLYIRDWTQQNKTWFSAVKIEKRMMFIILTLIIAVAAFNLVSSLVMTVTNKQADIAILRTLGAQPGSIMKIFVVQGVTIGFSGTALGIALGCLIAWSIPWLIPMIEHALGVQFLPSSVYFISELPSELVASDVIRIGVIAFALSAVATLYPSWRGAKVKPAEALRYE from the coding sequence TTGAAACTTCCGTACGAATGGCAGATCGGCTGGCGCTACACGCGCGCCGGCAAACGCACGACCGGCAACGGCTTCATTTCCTTCATCGCGCTCGTGTCGATGCTCGGCATCGCGCTCGGCGTCGCGGCGCTGATCGTCGTGCTGTCGGTGATGAACGGCTTCCAGAAGGAGGTGCGCGACCGGATGCTGTCGGTGCTCGCGCACGTCGAGGTGTTCTCGCCGACGGGCCAGATGCCCGACTGGCAGCTGACCGCGCAGGAGGCGCGCCGCAACCCGTCGGTGACCGGCGCGGCGCCGTACGTCGAGGCGCAGGCGCTGCTCACGCGCCAGGACGCGGTGAGCGGCGTGATGCTGCGCGGCATCGAGCCGTCGCTCGAGCCGCAGGTGTCGGCAATCGGCAAGGACATGAAGGCGGGCCAGCTCACCGCGCTCGTGCCCGGCCAGTTCGGCATCGTGCTCGGCGATGCGCTCGCCGGCAATCTCGGCGTGACGGTCGGCGACAAGGTCACGCTGGTCGCGCCCGAAGGCACGATCACGCCGGCCGGGATGCTGCCGCGGCTGAAGCAGTTCACGGTCGTCGGCGTGTTCGAGTCGGGGCACTACGAATACGACAGCACGCTCGCGATGATCGACATCCGCGACGCCGAGGCGCTGTTCCGCCTGAGCGCGCCGACCGGCGTGCGGCTGCGGGTGAAGGACATGCAGAAGGCGCCGGACGTGGCGGTCGAGCTGTCGCATTCGCTGTCCGGCAGCCTGTACATCCGCGACTGGACCCAGCAGAACAAGACCTGGTTCTCGGCGGTGAAGATCGAGAAGCGGATGATGTTCATCATCCTGACGCTGATCATCGCGGTGGCGGCGTTCAACCTCGTGTCGTCGCTCGTGATGACGGTGACCAACAAGCAGGCCGATATCGCGATCCTGCGCACGCTCGGCGCGCAGCCGGGCTCGATCATGAAGATCTTCGTCGTGCAGGGCGTGACGATCGGCTTCTCCGGCACCGCGCTCGGCATCGCGCTCGGCTGCCTGATCGCGTGGAGCATCCCGTGGCTGATCCCGATGATCGAGCATGCGCTCGGCGTGCAGTTCCTGCCGTCGTCGGTGTACTTCATCAGCGAGCTGCCGTCCGAGCTCGTCGCGAGCGACGTGATCCGGATCGGCGTGATCGCGTTCGCGCTGTCGGCCGTCGCGACGCTCTACCCGAGCTGGCGCGGCGCGAAGGTCAAGCCGGCGGAGGCGCTGCGCTATGAATGA
- a CDS encoding alpha/beta fold hydrolase, which produces MKDIIHFSHANGFPASTYRTIFAELADDYELRYIERIGHDRRYPVTRDWPHLVEQLLDDIGGRYERPVWLVGHSLGGYLSLMAALKKPQWVRGVVMLDSPIIAGWRSGALRASQWAGLDERLSPAAATRNRRTRWASRDEAWRHFREKPAFARWDERMLADYIDYGIPPAAVDGERALAFDRQVEYLIYRTLPHTLGPRLAHGTPVPLGFLAGTHSREVRQVGLDATRRATHGRIEWLEGSHLFPMERPLETARALQRMLNTLRAEEGAAVSAHDA; this is translated from the coding sequence TTGAAGGACATCATCCATTTTTCGCACGCGAACGGCTTTCCGGCGTCGACGTACCGGACGATCTTCGCCGAACTGGCCGACGACTACGAGCTGCGCTACATCGAGCGGATCGGGCACGACCGGCGCTACCCGGTCACGCGCGACTGGCCGCACCTCGTCGAGCAGCTGCTCGACGACATCGGCGGCCGCTACGAGCGGCCGGTTTGGCTCGTCGGCCATTCGCTCGGCGGCTATCTGTCGCTGATGGCCGCGCTGAAGAAGCCGCAGTGGGTGCGCGGCGTGGTGATGCTGGATTCGCCGATCATCGCCGGCTGGCGCAGCGGCGCATTGCGCGCCAGCCAGTGGGCGGGGCTCGACGAGCGGCTGTCGCCGGCCGCGGCGACGCGCAACCGGCGCACGCGCTGGGCGAGCCGCGACGAAGCCTGGCGGCATTTCCGCGAGAAACCGGCGTTCGCGCGCTGGGACGAGCGGATGCTGGCCGACTACATCGACTACGGCATTCCGCCGGCGGCCGTCGACGGCGAGCGCGCGCTCGCGTTCGACCGGCAGGTCGAATATCTGATCTACCGGACCTTGCCGCATACGCTCGGCCCGCGGCTCGCGCACGGCACGCCGGTGCCGCTCGGCTTTCTCGCCGGCACGCACTCGCGCGAGGTGCGCCAGGTCGGGCTCGACGCCACGCGCCGCGCAACTCACGGGCGCATCGAATGGCTCGAAGGCAGTCACCTGTTCCCGATGGAGCGGCCGCTGGAGACGGCGCGCGCATTGCAGCGGATGCTGAATACGCTGCGCGCGGAAGAAGGGGCCGCCGTGTCCGCGCACGACGCCTGA
- a CDS encoding TatD family hydrolase, translating into MWIDTHCHLDAAEFDADRDAVAQAARDAGVARIVIPSVGRDNFATVRELAHRTPGAVYALGIHPMYTPHARDGDLDRLRMEIEASLDDPRFVAIGEIGLDYFVPGLDEDRQQFFYQGQLKLAREFDLPVLCHVRKSQDRVLAGLRRFGVRRGIAHAFNGSFQQADAYLAQGLHLGFGGNVTFTRALQIRRLATQLPVDALVVETDAPDIAPEWAYQSRNTPDQVPRIGDVLAELRGIDPHALSLSTTANALAALPRLALSSA; encoded by the coding sequence ATGTGGATCGATACGCATTGCCATCTCGATGCCGCCGAATTCGATGCCGACCGCGACGCGGTCGCGCAGGCGGCGCGCGACGCGGGCGTGGCGCGCATCGTGATCCCGAGCGTCGGGCGCGACAACTTCGCGACGGTGCGCGAACTCGCGCATCGCACGCCGGGCGCGGTCTATGCGCTCGGCATCCATCCGATGTATACGCCGCATGCGCGCGACGGCGATCTCGACCGGCTGCGCATGGAAATCGAAGCGAGTCTCGACGATCCGCGCTTCGTCGCGATCGGCGAGATCGGTCTCGACTACTTCGTGCCCGGGCTCGACGAAGACCGGCAGCAGTTCTTCTATCAGGGCCAGCTGAAGCTCGCACGCGAGTTCGACCTGCCGGTGCTCTGCCACGTGCGCAAGTCGCAGGACCGCGTGCTCGCGGGGCTGCGCCGTTTCGGCGTGCGGCGCGGCATCGCGCACGCGTTCAACGGCAGTTTCCAGCAGGCCGATGCGTATCTCGCGCAGGGCCTGCATCTCGGCTTCGGCGGCAACGTCACGTTCACGCGCGCGCTGCAGATCCGGCGGCTCGCGACGCAGTTGCCGGTCGATGCGCTCGTCGTCGAAACGGATGCGCCCGATATCGCGCCCGAGTGGGCGTACCAATCCCGCAACACGCCGGACCAGGTGCCGCGCATCGGCGACGTGCTCGCCGAACTGCGCGGCATCGACCCCCACGCGCTGTCCCTATCCACAACGGCCAACGCGCTCGCCGCGCTGCCGCGCCTCGCACTTTCGTCCGCATAA
- a CDS encoding DNA internalization-related competence protein ComEC/Rec2 produces MRVWWVAFAFGVAVLQRQAALPGAGGWAGAAIMVAVCGAAYVGSARCARSRPLVALRWVLCACIASAVGFGYAAARAEWRLRDGLPVEWEGRDIVVTGVIRGLPAIDETGARLLLAVESNDAALARFAPLIRLSWRSYGEPAARGTLPALHGGQRWRLVARMKRPHGEANPGVRDSEAAWLGAGIRALGYVVAPERAILLDERASGWLASIDRMRDTLRMRIGDALGDDARHRGIITALAVGDQAAIGGDDWRVLRNTGTSHLVAISGLHVGFVGALAGGIASLVWRRLRWRRRAVTLAVPAPYAASLASLAAAGGYAALAGFNVPAQRSWWMIATAAVAYLAGRSAPTSAVLCAALGAVLLADPWAVLSAGFWLSFGAVAVILLAVSGWRATPEIERADDGADDGADDGAGDGAGDGSSDATQQRVAQDRRRVLHAWCKRAAQRLADATRVQYAVTIGLAPLTAAWFAQISVSGPLANAFAIPWVSSVVTPIVLAGIALPAPLDAYAFRLAHAALGPMMTLLRHLADWPAGVFWLPMPDWPVLTLACVGVAWVLLPRGWPLRWAAPLTWLPLVAPAPDRPPEGGFRLTVVDVGQGAAVLVETARRTLLFDAGPGPESTHAGTRIVVPALRARGIRVVDTLVLSHGDADHAGGAAAVYAGTEVRQLLAGIVPQHRLWRDAQAAGVTDRVPCAAGQRWTWDGVVFTMLWPSSIASGRSNAQSCVLRVDAGGTSALLTGDIEARVERRLVDPDRAALAAQILVVAHHGSRTSSVEPFLDSVGPRVAVFPVGYRNRFGHPHRTVLARFAARGIPLPRTDRDGAVRFDVAPSNGGFTFERYREARRRYWMDR; encoded by the coding sequence ATGCGCGTGTGGTGGGTGGCGTTCGCGTTCGGCGTCGCCGTGCTGCAGCGGCAGGCGGCGCTGCCGGGGGCGGGCGGCTGGGCCGGCGCGGCGATCATGGTGGCCGTATGCGGGGCGGCGTACGTCGGGTCGGCGCGGTGCGCTCGGAGCCGCCCGCTCGTCGCGCTCCGTTGGGTGCTTTGTGCGTGCATCGCGTCTGCAGTCGGCTTCGGCTATGCGGCCGCCCGCGCCGAATGGCGGCTGCGCGATGGGCTGCCCGTCGAGTGGGAAGGGCGGGACATCGTCGTCACGGGCGTGATCCGCGGCTTGCCGGCCATCGACGAAACCGGTGCGCGGCTGCTGCTCGCGGTCGAGTCGAACGATGCGGCGCTGGCCCGCTTCGCGCCGCTGATCCGCTTGTCGTGGCGCAGCTACGGTGAGCCCGCAGCGCGCGGCACGCTGCCCGCGTTGCACGGCGGGCAGCGCTGGCGGCTCGTCGCGCGCATGAAGCGGCCGCATGGCGAAGCGAATCCCGGCGTGCGCGACAGCGAGGCGGCGTGGCTCGGCGCGGGGATTCGCGCGCTCGGCTACGTCGTCGCGCCCGAGCGCGCAATCTTGCTCGACGAGCGAGCATCGGGATGGCTTGCGTCGATTGACCGGATGCGCGACACGCTGCGCATGCGCATCGGCGATGCGCTCGGCGACGACGCGCGCCATCGCGGCATCATTACCGCGCTCGCGGTCGGCGATCAAGCCGCGATCGGCGGCGACGACTGGCGCGTGCTGCGCAATACCGGCACCAGCCATCTGGTGGCGATCTCGGGCCTGCACGTCGGCTTCGTCGGCGCGCTCGCGGGCGGGATCGCGTCGCTCGTGTGGCGGCGTCTGCGCTGGCGCCGGCGCGCCGTTACGCTGGCGGTGCCGGCGCCTTACGCGGCGTCGCTGGCATCGCTCGCGGCCGCCGGCGGCTACGCGGCGCTGGCCGGTTTCAACGTGCCGGCGCAGCGGTCGTGGTGGATGATCGCAACCGCAGCGGTGGCCTATCTCGCCGGGCGCAGCGCGCCGACATCCGCGGTGCTGTGCGCGGCGCTGGGCGCCGTGCTGCTGGCCGATCCGTGGGCGGTGCTGTCGGCCGGTTTCTGGCTGTCGTTCGGCGCGGTCGCCGTCATCCTGCTGGCCGTGTCGGGCTGGCGAGCGACGCCGGAAATCGAACGCGCTGACGACGGCGCTGACGACGGCGCTGACGACGGCGCTGGCGACGGCGCTGGCGACGGCAGCAGCGACGCGACGCAGCAGCGTGTTGCGCAGGATCGCCGGCGCGTGCTTCACGCATGGTGCAAGCGTGCAGCGCAGCGGCTCGCGGACGCGACCCGCGTGCAATACGCGGTCACGATCGGGCTCGCGCCGCTGACGGCCGCATGGTTCGCGCAGATCTCCGTATCGGGGCCGCTCGCGAACGCATTCGCGATTCCGTGGGTCAGCAGCGTCGTCACGCCGATCGTGCTCGCGGGCATCGCGCTGCCCGCGCCGCTCGACGCGTACGCGTTCCGGCTCGCGCATGCGGCGCTCGGACCGATGATGACGCTGCTCCGCCATCTCGCCGACTGGCCGGCCGGCGTGTTCTGGCTGCCGATGCCGGACTGGCCGGTGCTGACGCTCGCCTGCGTGGGCGTCGCCTGGGTGCTGCTGCCGCGCGGCTGGCCGTTGCGCTGGGCCGCACCGCTCACCTGGCTGCCGCTCGTCGCGCCGGCGCCGGACCGGCCGCCGGAAGGCGGGTTCCGGCTGACCGTGGTCGACGTCGGGCAGGGCGCAGCGGTGCTGGTCGAGACCGCGCGCCGGACGCTGCTGTTCGATGCGGGGCCCGGGCCCGAGTCGACCCATGCCGGCACGCGGATCGTCGTGCCGGCATTGCGCGCACGCGGCATCCGCGTCGTCGATACGCTCGTCCTCAGTCATGGGGACGCCGATCATGCGGGCGGCGCGGCGGCCGTCTATGCCGGCACGGAGGTTCGCCAGCTGCTCGCCGGCATCGTGCCGCAACACCGGCTGTGGCGCGACGCGCAGGCGGCCGGCGTCACCGATCGCGTGCCCTGCGCGGCCGGCCAGCGGTGGACCTGGGACGGCGTCGTGTTCACGATGTTGTGGCCGTCCAGCATCGCATCGGGCCGGTCGAACGCGCAGTCGTGCGTGCTGCGCGTCGACGCGGGCGGCACGTCGGCGCTGCTGACGGGGGACATCGAGGCGCGCGTCGAGCGCCGGCTCGTCGACCCGGATCGCGCCGCGCTCGCCGCGCAGATCCTGGTCGTCGCGCATCACGGCAGCCGCACGTCGTCGGTCGAGCCTTTCCTCGATTCGGTCGGGCCGCGCGTCGCGGTATTTCCTGTAGGCTATCGCAATCGTTTCGGGCATCCGCACCGGACCGTTCTCGCGCGCTTCGCGGCGCGCGGGATCCCGTTGCCGCGCACCGATCGCGACGGCGCCGTGCGGTTCGACGTCGCGCCGTCGAACGGGGGTTTCACGTTCGAACGGTATCGCGAGGCGCGGCGACGTTACTGGATGGATCGGTGA